A genome region from Nitrospirota bacterium includes the following:
- the dnaJ gene encoding molecular chaperone DnaJ, whose translation MLGDKRDYYEVLGVGRDASNDELKKAYRKLAIKYHPDKNPGNKEAEDKFKELSEAYEVLSDPEKRNVYNTYGHAAGAGGFGGFGGGGGGFGDIFEDIFEDFFGGGPRRRTRAEKGSDLRYDIEISFEEAAFGLEKKINIPRMEGCTACNGTGAKSSTKVSTCPQCKGSGQIRIQQGFFTLSRTCSHCGGEGRIITDPCDKCRGRKRVQRERTLSLKVPPGVETGSRLRLSGEGEGGVNGGPPGDLYVVISVREHPHFVREGNDIICKASISFVQATLGANIEVPTLTGNTTLNIKPGTQPGSTLRIKGKGIADVRGCGIGDQIVRVDVDIPKKLSDRQRELLEEYAKVSGEETGSNSGGFFKKVKDMF comes from the coding sequence ATTTTGGGGGATAAGAGAGATTATTATGAAGTGCTGGGGGTTGGCCGCGATGCTTCAAATGATGAATTAAAAAAGGCATACCGTAAGCTTGCAATTAAATACCATCCGGATAAAAACCCTGGAAATAAAGAGGCTGAAGATAAGTTTAAAGAACTTAGTGAGGCTTATGAGGTACTCAGTGACCCTGAGAAACGCAACGTGTATAACACATACGGTCATGCTGCCGGTGCCGGAGGCTTTGGAGGTTTCGGTGGAGGCGGAGGCGGCTTCGGTGATATATTTGAAGACATCTTTGAAGACTTCTTCGGTGGAGGCCCGAGACGGAGAACCCGTGCAGAGAAGGGGTCTGACCTAAGATATGATATTGAAATATCCTTTGAAGAGGCGGCCTTCGGGTTAGAGAAAAAGATAAACATCCCACGCATGGAGGGATGTACCGCATGTAATGGTACCGGTGCAAAGTCCTCAACAAAGGTTTCTACTTGTCCTCAATGTAAAGGTTCAGGTCAGATAAGAATTCAACAGGGCTTTTTTACACTAAGCAGGACATGTTCGCATTGCGGTGGTGAAGGCCGTATCATTACTGACCCTTGTGATAAATGCCGCGGCAGGAAGAGGGTACAGAGGGAACGCACACTGTCATTAAAAGTCCCGCCTGGCGTAGAGACCGGATCGAGGTTAAGGTTATCAGGTGAAGGTGAAGGCGGTGTCAATGGAGGACCGCCCGGAGATTTGTATGTTGTAATCTCCGTCAGAGAACACCCGCACTTTGTGCGGGAAGGGAACGATATAATCTGTAAGGCATCAATAAGTTTTGTACAGGCAACACTTGGTGCGAATATAGAAGTCCCGACACTTACAGGGAATACCACCCTTAATATAAAACCTGGTACACAGCCGGGAAGTACACTGCGAATTAAAGGTAAAGGCATTGCTGACGTGAGGGGGTGCGGGATTGGGGATCAGATTGTAAGGGTTGACGTGGACATCCCCAAGAAACTCTCTGACAGACAGAGAGAACTGCTCGAGGAATATGCAAAAGTCTCCGGCGAAGAAACAGGTTCCAACAGCGGCGGATTTTTTAAAAAAGTTAAGGACATGTTTTAA
- the dnaK gene encoding molecular chaperone DnaK encodes MGKVIGIDLGTTNSCVAVMTGGEPVVIPNAEGNRTTPSVVAFTDKGERLVGAIAKRQAITNPENTIFSIKRLIGRKFNSPEVSGAKKKLPYHIVEAPNGDAHVEVRGKVYSPAEISAMILQKMKQTAEDYLGETITEAVITVPAYFDDSQRQATKDAGKIAGLEVLRIINEPTAASLAYGLDRKKDERIAVYDLGGGTFDISILEIGEGVFEVKSTNGNTYLGGDDFDLKIIDWLADEFKKDQGIDLKNDKMALQRLKEGAEKAKIELSSSMETDINLPFITADASGPKHLTMKLTRAKLEQLVDDLVDGSVEPCRKALSDAGVGTNQIDEVVLVGGQTRMPMVQKVVKEFFNKEPHRGVNPDEVVAIGAAIQAGVLKGEVKDVLLLDVTPLSLGIETLGGVFTKLIERNTTIPSRKSQIFSTAVDNQTAVTIKVNQGEREMASDNKLLGMFELMGIPPAPRGIPQIEVTFDIDANGIVHVSAKDKATGKEQSIRITASSGLSEEEIKKMVKDAEAHGEEDKKKKQLVEAKNEADNMVYSVEKSLKEFGDKVSEDEKTSIQSAIDNTKKAMESDNVDTIKNAIQELSTVSHKLAEEMYKKASAEGGAGGGFTPPSGGEHAEGEKPKEDVVDADFEEVDKEKK; translated from the coding sequence ATGGGAAAGGTTATAGGTATTGACCTTGGGACAACTAATTCATGTGTGGCTGTAATGACCGGCGGTGAACCTGTGGTCATACCGAATGCTGAAGGAAACAGGACAACACCTTCTGTCGTGGCGTTCACAGACAAGGGGGAGAGGTTGGTCGGGGCTATTGCAAAAAGACAGGCAATAACAAATCCTGAGAACACAATATTTTCAATAAAGAGGCTTATAGGCCGCAAATTTAATTCTCCGGAGGTCTCAGGGGCGAAAAAGAAACTTCCATATCATATTGTAGAGGCACCGAACGGTGATGCCCATGTTGAGGTCAGAGGGAAGGTATACAGCCCTGCTGAAATCTCTGCAATGATTCTCCAGAAGATGAAACAGACAGCAGAGGATTATCTTGGAGAAACGATAACAGAGGCCGTTATTACAGTTCCCGCTTACTTTGATGACAGCCAGAGGCAGGCTACAAAGGATGCCGGGAAAATAGCCGGTCTTGAGGTGCTGAGGATTATCAATGAACCGACAGCCGCTTCACTGGCCTACGGCCTTGACAGGAAGAAGGATGAAAGGATTGCAGTCTATGACCTCGGCGGCGGCACATTTGATATATCAATACTTGAGATAGGCGAGGGTGTGTTTGAGGTCAAATCAACAAACGGAAATACATACCTCGGCGGCGATGACTTTGATTTGAAAATAATTGACTGGCTTGCAGATGAATTCAAAAAAGATCAGGGCATTGACCTGAAGAATGATAAGATGGCCCTTCAGAGATTAAAAGAGGGGGCAGAGAAGGCGAAGATAGAATTATCATCATCAATGGAAACCGACATAAACCTTCCGTTTATAACAGCAGACGCATCCGGACCAAAACATCTGACTATGAAGCTTACCAGAGCCAAACTGGAACAACTTGTTGATGATTTGGTGGACGGATCTGTTGAACCATGCCGTAAGGCATTGTCTGATGCCGGTGTCGGCACAAATCAGATAGATGAGGTAGTCCTTGTCGGCGGGCAGACCAGGATGCCTATGGTACAAAAGGTCGTAAAGGAATTTTTCAATAAAGAACCGCACAGGGGTGTGAATCCTGATGAGGTTGTTGCGATCGGTGCAGCAATACAGGCAGGGGTATTAAAAGGCGAGGTAAAGGATGTGCTTCTTCTGGATGTTACACCGCTTTCACTTGGGATTGAGACGCTTGGCGGGGTTTTTACTAAACTTATAGAGAGGAATACAACCATACCTTCCCGTAAGAGTCAGATATTTTCTACTGCTGTTGATAATCAGACCGCTGTTACAATCAAGGTCAATCAGGGTGAGAGGGAGATGGCCTCGGATAATAAGTTGTTAGGTATGTTTGAACTTATGGGCATCCCTCCTGCTCCGAGGGGAATCCCTCAGATTGAGGTAACATTTGATATTGATGCAAACGGGATTGTCCATGTCTCTGCAAAGGATAAGGCTACAGGAAAGGAACAGTCCATCAGGATTACGGCATCAAGCGGACTCTCTGAGGAAGAGATAAAGAAGATGGTTAAGGATGCAGAGGCACATGGTGAAGAGGATAAGAAGAAGAAACAGCTTGTTGAGGCGAAGAATGAGGCAGACAATATGGTTTATTCTGTTGAGAAATCGCTGAAAGAGTTTGGGGATAAGGTCTCTGAGGATGAAAAAACCAGTATCCAGTCGGCCATTGACAATACAAAGAAGGCAATGGAGTCTGATAACGTGGATACTATAAAGAACGCAATACAGGAACTGAGTACTGTATCTCATAAGCTTGCTGAGGAGATGTATAAAAAGGCGAGTGCAGAAGGTGGTGCCGGCGGAGGCTTTACCCCGCCTTCCGGAGGAGAACATGCAGAAGGAGAGAAGCCTAAGGAAGATGTAGTGGATGCGGATTTTGAAGAGGTGGATAAAGAGAAGAAGTAG
- the grpE gene encoding nucleotide exchange factor GrpE — protein sequence MGMLDNDDIQKEEAADFSGETMESLQDALNKKEAECKEMSDKYLRALAEMDNYRKRVAREQADSVKYANEKILSDLLTVVDNLDRAIQHSKEKKDFDALIDGLDLTLKEFRGVMDKYGVKGIETIGEVFDPEKHHAVSIVESETHEDNSIVDEFRKGYILNDRVIRHSLVSVAKKKE from the coding sequence ATGGGGATGTTGGATAACGATGATATTCAGAAAGAAGAGGCAGCAGATTTTTCAGGGGAAACTATGGAATCATTACAAGATGCATTAAATAAGAAAGAGGCTGAATGTAAAGAGATGAGTGATAAGTATCTCAGGGCACTTGCTGAGATGGATAATTACAGGAAGAGGGTTGCGAGGGAACAGGCTGATTCAGTAAAATATGCAAATGAGAAGATACTAAGTGATTTACTGACTGTGGTTGACAATTTAGACCGGGCAATCCAGCACTCTAAGGAGAAAAAAGATTTTGATGCACTGATTGATGGTTTAGACCTTACACTTAAAGAGTTCAGGGGTGTGATGGATAAGTATGGTGTAAAAGGTATTGAGACGATCGGGGAGGTATTTGATCCTGAGAAACATCATGCGGTCTCAATCGTGGAGTCAGAGACCCATGAGGATAATAGTATAGTAGATGAATTTCGTAAGGGATATATCCTGAATGACAGGGTGATAAGGCACTCACTTGTTAGTGTGGCAAAAAAGAAAGAATAA
- a CDS encoding type III pantothenate kinase, protein MLLAIDIGNTNIVFGLYEDKNIVDYWRINSDQNKTADEYGILFREAIRSVSPGIKNIDNVIMSSVVPPLTTIIKRMVKRYFKLDTILVDENIKTGLTICYDNPKDVGADRIVNAVAAYSIYGGPVIIVDFGTATTFCAVSGASEYMGGVIVPGIMISLDALSQRAAKLPKVTLEPPAKVIGRSTVTSIQSGIVYGYAGLVDELVERIKNEMGQEMEGEPYVVATGGLAEMIAAQTRNIKEINPMLTLEGLRLIFEMNR, encoded by the coding sequence ATGCTTCTTGCAATAGACATTGGAAATACAAACATAGTATTCGGCTTATATGAAGACAAGAATATTGTTGACTATTGGCGCATTAACTCTGACCAGAACAAGACAGCAGATGAATACGGGATACTATTTCGTGAGGCTATCAGGTCTGTAAGTCCTGGTATAAAAAATATTGATAATGTGATTATGTCTTCTGTAGTCCCTCCTCTTACAACGATTATTAAGAGGATGGTAAAAAGATATTTCAAGCTCGATACTATTCTTGTAGATGAGAATATTAAAACAGGGCTTACGATATGTTATGATAACCCCAAAGATGTCGGGGCTGACCGTATAGTTAATGCAGTTGCAGCGTATTCAATTTACGGCGGGCCTGTTATTATAGTTGACTTTGGTACTGCGACCACGTTTTGTGCGGTTAGCGGGGCATCAGAATACATGGGCGGTGTGATTGTCCCGGGGATTATGATTTCACTTGATGCACTATCACAGAGGGCTGCCAAGCTTCCCAAGGTTACACTTGAACCACCGGCAAAAGTGATTGGCAGGAGTACAGTAACAAGCATACAGTCCGGTATTGTTTATGGATATGCAGGATTAGTGGATGAGTTAGTGGAACGTATCAAAAATGAGATGGGGCAGGAGATGGAAGGTGAACCTTATGTAGTCGCCACCGGCGGCCTTGCAGAGATGATAGCCGCACAGACAAGGAATATAAAAGAGATAAATCCAATGCTGACTCTGGAGGGGTTGAGGCTGATTTTTGAAATGAACCGTTGA
- a CDS encoding biotin--[acetyl-CoA-carboxylase] ligase codes for MQVEKIDNLILNTFKERQDEFVSGQAISNQIKITRAAVWKHIEGLRKKGYVIISVPSKGYKLIETPDILSAADIKKEIKTTVIGNDILVFDEVKSTNDITMELASKGGKEGLVVIAESQLHGKGRLGRQWISPKGVNIYASFLIRPEIPPVNAPVLTMMASLAAAEAIAGTTGLEAWIKWPNDILVNQKKISGILTEMNAEEEKINYVVIGIGINVNMKNEDFPDSFRIPATSVMDSLGRKSDRTKLLCFLIESMDSNYEYLRKKGIMSIMSKWRKLCITLNKMIKVTSAGGAITGVAEDITTEGGLVIRIGEDSTKVIYSGDVTVME; via the coding sequence ATGCAAGTTGAAAAAATAGACAATCTCATCTTAAACACTTTCAAAGAAAGGCAGGATGAGTTTGTCTCTGGTCAGGCAATAAGCAATCAGATTAAGATAACGAGGGCAGCGGTCTGGAAGCATATTGAGGGGTTGAGGAAGAAGGGGTACGTTATCATTAGTGTTCCGTCAAAAGGTTACAAGTTGATAGAGACGCCTGACATACTCTCTGCCGCAGATATAAAAAAAGAAATAAAAACTACGGTAATAGGTAATGACATACTCGTATTTGATGAGGTTAAATCTACTAATGACATTACAATGGAGCTTGCATCAAAAGGGGGCAAGGAAGGTCTTGTGGTAATTGCTGAATCTCAACTACACGGCAAGGGGCGGCTTGGGAGGCAGTGGATATCACCAAAGGGTGTTAATATATATGCATCATTCCTTATAAGACCTGAGATTCCACCTGTAAATGCACCGGTTTTGACCATGATGGCATCCCTTGCAGCGGCTGAGGCTATTGCAGGGACAACAGGTCTTGAGGCATGGATAAAATGGCCCAATGATATTCTTGTGAATCAGAAAAAGATTTCAGGTATTCTGACTGAGATGAATGCTGAGGAAGAGAAGATAAATTATGTTGTTATCGGAATCGGGATAAATGTTAATATGAAAAACGAAGACTTTCCTGATAGTTTCAGGATTCCTGCAACGTCTGTTATGGATAGCCTTGGAAGGAAGTCGGATCGCACTAAACTCTTATGTTTCCTTATTGAGTCAATGGATTCAAACTATGAGTACCTGAGAAAAAAAGGCATCATGTCAATTATGAGTAAGTGGCGTAAGCTCTGTATTACACTTAATAAAATGATAAAGGTTACATCTGCGGGCGGTGCTATTACAGGGGTTGCAGAAGACATTACTACGGAAGGCGGGCTTGTAATAAGGATTGGAGAAGATTCAACAAAGGTAATTTATTCAGGTGATGTGACAGTGATGGAGTAA
- the nadC gene encoding carboxylating nicotinate-nucleotide diphosphorylase, with protein sequence MQNDLSLIEIGKIVNNALSEDIGSGDITTAFLIPENMDAVGTIIAEEDIVLAGIRVAEEVFKTLDVEVIFEALAGDGESVKSGTNIARLHGKARTLLTGERVALNFLQRLSGIATLSRKYKEAVAGFPVRIVDTRKTTPGLRSLEKYAVRAGGCWNHRYGLFDGILIKENHIALTEGVAVAITSVKKKVPHTIKIEIEVSNIEEVREAVRGGADIILLDNMDLQMMREAVSIIREHKAKQILIEASGGMTLDRIRDVAATGVDIISAGALIHSAVWANLSMDVNKELS encoded by the coding sequence ATGCAGAATGACCTTTCTTTAATTGAGATCGGGAAGATTGTTAATAACGCACTTTCGGAAGATATAGGTTCAGGTGATATAACAACTGCTTTCCTGATTCCTGAGAATATGGATGCTGTAGGGACTATTATTGCAGAAGAGGATATAGTTCTGGCAGGTATCAGGGTTGCAGAAGAGGTGTTCAAGACCCTTGATGTGGAAGTAATATTTGAGGCTCTGGCAGGGGATGGAGAGTCAGTAAAGTCAGGAACTAACATTGCACGTCTGCACGGAAAGGCAAGGACGCTTCTTACCGGTGAGAGGGTGGCACTAAATTTTCTGCAGAGGCTTTCAGGGATTGCGACACTGTCACGGAAATACAAAGAGGCTGTTGCCGGATTTCCTGTCAGGATAGTTGATACAAGAAAGACCACTCCGGGATTGAGGTCTCTTGAGAAGTATGCTGTGAGGGCCGGAGGCTGTTGGAATCACAGGTATGGTTTGTTTGACGGGATTCTTATAAAGGAAAACCACATAGCATTGACAGAAGGGGTTGCAGTGGCTATAACTTCTGTGAAAAAAAAAGTGCCTCATACAATAAAGATAGAGATAGAGGTCAGTAATATTGAAGAGGTTAGAGAAGCAGTGAGAGGCGGTGCAGATATTATCCTGTTGGACAACATGGACCTTCAGATGATGCGTGAAGCAGTCAGCATTATCAGAGAACATAAGGCAAAACAGATATTGATAGAGGCATCAGGCGGAATGACGCTTGACAGAATAAGAGATGTTGCGGCAACCGGCGTAGACATTATTTCAGCAGGTGCATTAATACATTCAGCGGTGTGGGCCAACCTGAGTATGGATGTGAATAAAGAACTGTCATGA
- a CDS encoding valine--tRNA ligase: MNELSKVYSPEEVEEKWYKFWEDNGFFKAAEQDNPNSFSIVIPPPNITGSLHMGHALNTTLQDIIVRWKRMSGYNTLWVPGTDHAGIATQNVVERHIASEGNSRKEYGRERFVKKVWEWREYYGRTIIYQLKRLGGSCDWSRERFTMDDGMSRAVREVFVRLYEDGLIYQGNYIINWCPRCMTALSDLEVEYENIQGKLYHLVYQLADGSGSLTVATTRPETILGDTAVAVNPADTRYSSFIGKDVIIPVVGRVIPVIADTVVEMEFGTGALKITPAHDPNDFEVGNRHGLPKIKVMTDDGKMNDDAGQYKGMDRFECRKAILKDLTDRGELVKEDNHLHAVGHCYRCKTIIEPNVSKQWFVKTKPLAEPAIRAVEEGKVTIIPKGWENTYFEWMNNIKDWCISRQIWWGHQIPAWHCKACGGVTVDRDNPSACKQCGSPDILQDEDVLDTWFSSALWPFSTLGWPEKTEDLKRFYPTSVLVTGFDILFFWVARMMMMGIKFMGDVPFKEVCIHALVRDAEGQKMSKSKGNVIDPLIIMGKYGTDALRFTLASMSSPGRDIKLSEERIEGNRNFANKIWNASRFIMMNSEGAVRLDKDYLTLPDKWILSRLNNTIAEISGMLGEYRFDLASGTIYKFFWHEFCDWYLEFAKLQIAEGGQRKENTSAVLLNTLDNVLRLLHPFMPFITEEIYQNGDFNNKGPSLMVSGYPVVEEPLLNDSAEKDMESVMEVIKTVRSMRSELNIPPSQIVDVHLKIADKSLMSGAITKGHENQRDKNVPPILNLGTDRRGFPTPPEGFSNEFLNNLLEDNFIYLKRLAWIKDVVIGKDIKRPEKSAISVFSGGEIYLPLEGVIDIDKEKRQLSKRLSDMNNEIERINSKLSNKSFIEKAPEEIVQKEKGKYQELTEQKLRIEANLSWLGS; this comes from the coding sequence ATGAATGAACTTAGTAAGGTTTACAGCCCTGAAGAGGTAGAAGAAAAGTGGTACAAATTCTGGGAGGACAATGGTTTTTTTAAGGCAGCAGAGCAGGACAATCCAAATAGTTTTTCTATAGTAATTCCACCCCCTAATATCACCGGTTCTTTGCACATGGGTCATGCCCTTAACACTACTTTACAGGACATTATTGTCCGCTGGAAGAGGATGTCAGGTTATAACACTCTTTGGGTGCCCGGGACCGACCATGCGGGTATTGCAACTCAGAATGTTGTAGAGCGGCATATAGCCTCAGAGGGGAACAGCAGGAAGGAGTACGGCAGAGAACGGTTTGTTAAAAAGGTCTGGGAGTGGCGGGAATATTACGGCCGTACGATTATCTATCAGCTTAAACGCCTTGGCGGTTCATGTGATTGGAGCAGGGAACGTTTTACAATGGATGATGGGATGTCAAGGGCTGTGCGGGAGGTCTTTGTACGGCTCTATGAAGATGGGCTTATATATCAGGGAAATTACATTATTAATTGGTGCCCCAGGTGTATGACCGCATTGTCGGACCTTGAGGTTGAGTATGAGAATATTCAAGGGAAGTTATATCACCTTGTTTATCAACTTGCTGACGGATCCGGCTCGCTGACAGTTGCTACAACACGTCCTGAGACGATACTTGGAGATACTGCGGTTGCTGTAAATCCGGCTGATACAAGATACAGCAGTTTTATAGGTAAGGATGTAATTATTCCTGTTGTTGGAAGGGTGATACCTGTTATCGCGGATACTGTAGTTGAAATGGAATTCGGTACCGGAGCATTAAAGATTACCCCTGCCCATGACCCGAATGACTTTGAGGTCGGCAACAGGCACGGACTTCCTAAGATAAAGGTAATGACTGATGACGGAAAGATGAACGACGATGCCGGGCAGTATAAAGGAATGGACAGATTTGAGTGCAGGAAGGCGATTCTCAAAGACCTTACCGACAGGGGAGAGCTTGTAAAAGAGGATAATCACCTTCATGCAGTGGGTCATTGTTACAGGTGCAAGACTATAATAGAACCCAATGTGTCAAAACAGTGGTTTGTTAAGACAAAGCCGCTTGCTGAACCGGCTATCCGGGCAGTTGAAGAGGGCAAGGTTACAATTATCCCGAAAGGCTGGGAGAATACATATTTTGAATGGATGAATAATATCAAAGACTGGTGTATATCAAGGCAGATATGGTGGGGACATCAGATACCGGCATGGCATTGTAAAGCCTGCGGGGGAGTTACAGTTGACAGGGATAATCCTTCAGCCTGCAAACAATGCGGCAGTCCTGATATTTTACAGGATGAGGACGTGCTTGATACATGGTTCTCTTCTGCCTTATGGCCCTTCTCGACATTAGGCTGGCCTGAGAAGACAGAGGATCTAAAACGGTTTTATCCGACGTCTGTCCTTGTTACCGGATTTGACATACTCTTTTTCTGGGTAGCCCGTATGATGATGATGGGGATTAAATTTATGGGGGATGTCCCTTTTAAAGAGGTATGTATCCATGCACTCGTCAGGGATGCTGAGGGACAGAAGATGAGCAAATCAAAGGGGAATGTTATTGACCCCCTGATTATAATGGGGAAGTATGGTACGGATGCACTAAGATTTACACTGGCCTCGATGTCTTCACCGGGCCGTGACATTAAGCTCTCCGAAGAACGCATTGAGGGGAACAGGAATTTTGCAAACAAGATATGGAATGCGTCAAGATTTATAATGATGAATTCAGAAGGTGCGGTTCGTCTTGATAAAGATTATCTGACACTCCCTGATAAATGGATACTGAGCCGCTTGAATAATACAATAGCAGAGATTTCAGGGATGCTGGGTGAGTACCGGTTTGATCTGGCATCAGGTACAATCTATAAATTCTTCTGGCATGAGTTCTGCGACTGGTATCTGGAATTTGCAAAACTACAAATTGCTGAAGGAGGACAGAGGAAGGAGAACACTTCTGCGGTTTTGTTAAACACGCTGGATAATGTACTGAGACTGCTTCATCCCTTTATGCCTTTTATTACTGAGGAGATATATCAGAACGGCGATTTTAATAATAAGGGTCCATCTTTGATGGTCTCCGGATACCCTGTAGTTGAAGAGCCGCTTCTGAATGATTCTGCAGAGAAGGATATGGAGTCAGTTATGGAGGTTATAAAGACTGTAAGGAGTATGAGGTCAGAGTTGAATATCCCGCCGTCTCAGATTGTGGATGTCCATCTCAAGATTGCTGATAAATCTCTCATGAGCGGGGCGATTACAAAGGGGCATGAAAATCAGCGGGACAAGAATGTCCCGCCTATCCTCAATTTAGGCACGGATAGGCGGGGTTTTCCAACCCCGCCGGAGGGATTTTCTAATGAATTCCTAAACAATTTGCTCGAAGACAATTTTATATATCTGAAGAGGCTTGCATGGATCAAGGATGTTGTGATTGGTAAAGATATTAAGCGTCCTGAGAAGTCTGCTATCTCTGTGTTCTCAGGAGGTGAGATTTACCTGCCGCTTGAAGGTGTAATTGATATAGATAAAGAGAAGAGGCAGTTGAGTAAACGTCTCAGTGATATGAATAATGAGATTGAAAGGATTAACAGTAAGTTGTCTAATAAGAGTTTTATTGAAAAGGCCCCTGAAGAGATAGTTCAGAAGGAAAAAGGAAAATATCAGGAGCTGACGGAGCAGAAATTGAGAATTGAGGCTAACCTGTCATGGCTTGGTTCATAG
- a CDS encoding response regulator — MGKKVLIAESDSTVLQVISYFLKLEGFDISTVSDGTVALDVATRFMPDVILLDPGLSGVNGIEVSRAIRNRPEFPEFKYVPILYVIENMDALLKTGEDIPPGYGIIYKPIDPTKMVNTIKDCMEASSMPSYEQVEPMGPIGIEELLGWNVSEESKKDVNKKDIILENESAVLNDNLAGIAGVEEIEEQIPAEINEVAMEEIEKELEQTGYVSTTLDSNPIPTPALPLKGREFITTERAEGDMSIPLPQEEETTGEQMESESPLPFKGRDRVGMGLFPDEIIEKMLSKISREFIEKIVMDVVPRIAEEEVKKEIERLKGESG, encoded by the coding sequence ATGGGTAAAAAGGTTCTTATTGCAGAGTCTGATAGTACTGTTCTCCAGGTTATTTCTTATTTTCTGAAACTGGAAGGTTTTGATATTTCCACGGTATCGGATGGAACGGTTGCACTTGATGTTGCCACAAGGTTTATGCCTGATGTGATACTCCTTGACCCTGGTCTCTCAGGGGTAAATGGAATAGAGGTCAGCAGGGCTATCAGGAATAGACCGGAATTTCCAGAATTTAAATACGTCCCTATCCTGTACGTGATAGAGAACATGGACGCATTATTAAAAACCGGAGAAGATATACCACCGGGTTATGGGATTATATACAAGCCCATAGACCCTACTAAGATGGTAAATACCATAAAGGATTGTATGGAAGCATCTTCAATGCCGTCCTATGAACAGGTTGAACCAATGGGCCCAATTGGTATTGAAGAACTACTAGGCTGGAATGTTTCTGAGGAGTCAAAGAAGGATGTAAATAAGAAAGATATTATTTTGGAAAATGAGTCAGCGGTCTTAAATGATAATCTTGCAGGGATAGCCGGAGTGGAGGAGATAGAAGAGCAGATTCCTGCGGAAATCAATGAAGTTGCAATGGAGGAGATTGAAAAGGAATTGGAGCAGACGGGGTATGTAAGTACAACACTTGACAGTAACCCCATCCCCACCCCAGCCCTCCCCTTGAAGGGGAGGGAGTTTATAACGACGGAAAGAGCAGAAGGTGATATGTCCATCCCCCTCCCACAGGAAGAAGAAACAACAGGTGAGCAGATGGAGAGTGAAAGTCCCCTCCCCTTCAAGGGGAGGGATAGGGTGGGGATGGGGTTATTCCCCGACGAAATAATTGAAAAAATGTTAAGCAAAATCTCAAGAGAATTTATTGAAAAGATAGTAATGGATGTAGTCCCCAGGATTGCAGAAGAAGAGGTCAAAAAGGAGATAGAAAGGCTCAAGGGTGAGAGTGGATGA
- the cas4 gene encoding CRISPR-associated protein Cas4: MITPSEVIEHLFCPRFTYFMNCLKIPQHEELRYKVLKGRELHERREKENKEYLRKKIGCVDKELSVYVASPVIRVRGVIDEVLTLSDGSMATLDYKYTEFRDFLFETHKVQSVLYAMLIRETYKKPVYRGYLCYVRDGITLKEVVYKPEDFEYAMALVEEILAVILKGYYPKRTRWNNRCVDCCYKNICV; encoded by the coding sequence ATGATTACTCCCTCTGAGGTAATCGAACATCTCTTCTGCCCAAGGTTTACATACTTTATGAATTGCCTGAAAATACCCCAGCACGAGGAACTTAGATATAAAGTTTTGAAAGGGCGGGAACTGCATGAACGGCGTGAAAAGGAGAATAAGGAATACCTGAGGAAAAAGATCGGATGTGTGGATAAGGAACTTTCCGTTTATGTGGCATCACCGGTTATTCGGGTAAGAGGGGTGATTGATGAGGTGCTGACCCTCTCAGACGGCAGTATGGCGACTCTTGATTATAAATATACCGAGTTCAGGGATTTCCTGTTTGAAACCCATAAAGTTCAGTCTGTTCTTTATGCAATGCTGATCAGGGAAACATATAAGAAGCCTGTTTACAGGGGTTATCTCTGCTATGTGCGGGATGGTATCACATTAAAAGAAGTGGTTTACAAGCCTGAGGATTTTGAGTATGCTATGGCTTTAGTTGAGGAGATATTAGCTGTTATTTTGAAAGGTTATTATCCTAAAAGGACAAGATGGAATAACAGGTGCGTTGACTGTTGTTATAAAAATATTTGTGTGTGA